In the Vibrio gigantis genome, one interval contains:
- the queE gene encoding 7-carboxy-7-deazaguanine synthase QueE encodes MYKINEMFETIQGEGVFTGVPAVFVRLQICPVGCSWCDTKQTWEALPEDETSLGDIMVKTEDSPTWSSIDAQGIVNEYTKQGYTAKHIVITGGEPCIYDLVPLTEAFEKHGCRCQIETSGTSEVKATPDTWVTVSPKVAMKAKLEILNSALQRANEIKHPVGTGKDIEQLDGLLERAEVSDDTVIALQPISQKDRATKLCIDTCIERNWRLSIQTHKYLSIA; translated from the coding sequence TTGTACAAGATTAACGAAATGTTTGAAACCATCCAGGGTGAGGGCGTGTTTACCGGCGTTCCTGCTGTTTTTGTTCGTTTGCAAATTTGCCCTGTAGGCTGTTCTTGGTGTGATACCAAACAGACATGGGAAGCTTTGCCAGAAGACGAGACGAGCCTTGGTGATATCATGGTTAAGACAGAGGATTCACCGACTTGGTCTTCTATTGATGCTCAAGGAATCGTGAATGAATACACTAAGCAAGGTTACACCGCTAAACACATTGTAATTACGGGTGGTGAACCATGTATTTATGATCTTGTCCCTCTTACTGAAGCATTTGAGAAACACGGTTGTCGCTGCCAAATTGAGACTAGCGGTACATCAGAGGTCAAAGCCACGCCTGATACTTGGGTTACGGTGTCACCTAAAGTGGCAATGAAAGCGAAACTGGAAATCTTAAACAGTGCTTTGCAGCGTGCTAACGAAATTAAGCACCCAGTAGGAACAGGTAAGGACATTGAGCAACTTGATGGCTTACTGGAACGAGCAGAAGTATCTGACGATACAGTGATTGCTCTACAACCAATTAGCCAAAAAGATCGTGCGACGAAGCTTTGTATTGATACCTGTATTGAGCGCAATTGGCGTTTATCGATTCAAACTCATAAATATTTGAGCATCGCATAG
- a CDS encoding diguanylate cyclase, which produces MLQSRYTSSRSYGEKLYLSVLLYEYMSERDQPFYGIASNDSEYQTIEQEFVAALIEDSQGQYELSQQRFLMLLAKMQSRSDSTGKALLKYQLCRSLNEQAKYHQANYYCSGLESDLHDAIDPVLPKFITYRVIANNHHFRSDYHTALNTYLTLIKVFPKGHDISGVYNDIGNLLKELKQYEKSAQYLKEALALRADASNLMKAQVHHSLADLYLNQSQSDLAIHHFEKAHRLLSESSHNYGIALTSLGLGKAYTQTQDYDLARSYLIESLEAANGLTNDGIRINAYLAVSDMFEDKKLMAEALNYAEQALRLAEQVSRHKYTAQALLQLSEIHKALNDYQQAFIYYQQYSSIQMEARDTDNRLALEALDIAHTKYEQELEKSLLLHQANIDRLHIEKMERQRWVYNIIVILLLCGASFMVFANKTIRSKASIDAMTKAYNRTEIIRRIKRVKRSQETNKQHILILLDLDKFKKINDEHGHPTGDRALVHISRQIRKHLMSGELFGRLGGEEFVIMLTDTTPSEVRERVEELHYAISSSVFLSESKKPLNVTASFAYLATSNALSDFDELYSVLDQALYQAKSNGRNCIIDAYNEPIDLPEIIYSQPAYEPVQP; this is translated from the coding sequence ATGCTTCAGTCACGCTACACGAGTTCAAGGTCGTATGGTGAGAAGCTCTACTTGTCAGTTCTGCTGTATGAATACATGAGCGAGCGAGATCAACCATTTTATGGTATTGCATCTAACGACAGTGAATATCAAACAATAGAGCAAGAATTTGTTGCCGCTCTCATTGAAGACAGTCAAGGACAGTATGAACTCTCACAACAACGCTTCCTGATGCTGTTAGCAAAAATGCAATCGCGTAGCGATTCAACCGGCAAAGCACTGCTCAAGTACCAACTATGTCGCTCCCTCAATGAACAAGCCAAATATCATCAAGCAAACTACTATTGCTCGGGGCTTGAGTCAGACTTACATGATGCCATCGACCCTGTGCTGCCTAAGTTTATTACTTATCGGGTCATCGCTAATAATCATCATTTTCGTAGTGACTACCATACAGCGTTAAATACCTATCTCACCTTGATCAAGGTATTTCCAAAAGGACATGATATCTCTGGGGTTTACAACGATATTGGTAACTTACTCAAAGAGCTAAAACAGTATGAAAAATCAGCTCAATACCTAAAGGAAGCGCTTGCCCTTAGAGCCGATGCTTCCAACCTAATGAAGGCTCAGGTTCATCACAGCCTTGCTGATCTCTACTTGAATCAAAGCCAAAGCGACTTAGCGATTCATCATTTTGAAAAAGCGCATAGATTACTAAGCGAATCATCGCATAACTATGGCATCGCACTCACTAGCTTAGGGCTCGGTAAAGCCTATACGCAGACACAAGATTATGATTTAGCACGAAGCTATTTAATAGAGTCACTCGAGGCTGCCAATGGATTGACAAATGATGGGATTCGTATCAATGCTTATCTGGCAGTGAGTGATATGTTCGAAGATAAAAAGCTGATGGCTGAGGCACTTAATTATGCCGAACAAGCTTTGAGGTTAGCGGAACAGGTATCAAGACACAAATACACAGCTCAAGCTCTGCTTCAATTATCTGAAATACACAAGGCGCTTAATGATTACCAACAAGCGTTTATCTATTATCAACAATATTCATCCATTCAGATGGAAGCGCGAGATACAGACAACCGACTCGCGCTCGAGGCACTCGATATTGCTCATACCAAATATGAACAGGAACTAGAGAAATCCTTACTGCTACACCAAGCGAACATTGACCGCCTTCATATCGAAAAAATGGAACGCCAACGCTGGGTTTACAACATCATTGTGATTCTATTGTTATGTGGCGCGAGTTTTATGGTGTTCGCGAATAAAACAATTCGCTCAAAAGCTTCGATTGACGCTATGACCAAAGCATACAACAGAACTGAAATCATACGACGAATTAAACGGGTGAAACGTTCACAAGAAACGAATAAACAGCATATTCTAATTTTATTAGACTTAGATAAGTTCAAGAAAATCAATGATGAGCATGGTCACCCTACCGGTGATAGAGCACTCGTCCATATCAGCAGACAAATCAGAAAGCACTTGATGAGCGGAGAGTTGTTTGGTCGTTTAGGTGGTGAAGAGTTTGTAATAATGCTGACAGACACCACTCCATCGGAAGTAAGGGAACGTGTTGAAGAGTTGCACTATGCAATCTCAAGCAGCGTTTTTCTATCAGAAAGTAAGAAGCCACTTAATGTAACCGCGAGTTTTGCTTACTTAGCAACCTCAAACGCATTAAGTGACTTCGATGAGCTTTATTCAGTGCTTGACCAAGCTCTATATCAGGCTAAAAGTAACGGTCGAAACTGTATTATTGATGCGTATAACGAACCCATTGACCTACCTGAGATTATTTATTCTCAGCCTGCTTACGAACCAGTTCAGCCATAA
- a CDS encoding DUF2750 domain-containing protein, which translates to MSKLTADTQANLELFVSETQETKLVWGLRNEEGWLACDSSEFENSEVMPFWSSKEDAQTHNVEEWADFEVLEIPLDIFVEDWLLTLAEDGVLVGTNWNASLDGKELEPSDLAKLYI; encoded by the coding sequence ATGAGCAAACTAACAGCTGATACTCAAGCAAATCTAGAACTTTTCGTTTCTGAAACACAAGAAACTAAACTGGTATGGGGCCTTCGTAATGAAGAAGGTTGGCTAGCATGTGACTCAAGTGAATTCGAAAACAGCGAAGTGATGCCTTTCTGGTCTTCAAAAGAAGACGCTCAAACTCACAACGTTGAAGAGTGGGCTGACTTCGAAGTATTAGAAATTCCGCTAGACATCTTTGTGGAAGATTGGCTGCTGACTCTTGCTGAAGACGGCGTTTTAGTTGGAACTAACTGGAATGCATCGCTAGACGGTAAAGAGCTTGAGCCTTCTGACCTAGCGAAATTATACATCTAA
- a CDS encoding OmpA family protein: MKLIKTVFPLCIMVLSTNASAETSDEEFEYRALPEITQIYDLEDDDNDGVINARDLCADTQIGAEIDNDGCGSYFESTEQKELHILFANNSTEINPVFLGQIRQMAAFLKRYESTSIELQGYASKVGNAAHNLKLSKERAAHVKRALNSNGIQPSRVNIVGHGDSDFSSDDTQINHALHRKVVASVVGFKGNIKEEWHIFTKIKK; the protein is encoded by the coding sequence ATGAAGCTGATAAAAACTGTATTTCCGCTTTGTATCATGGTGCTCTCTACCAATGCTTCAGCTGAAACAAGCGATGAAGAGTTTGAATATCGAGCTCTTCCTGAGATCACACAAATTTATGATCTCGAAGATGATGATAATGATGGCGTAATCAATGCTCGTGATTTGTGTGCCGATACACAAATTGGCGCTGAAATAGATAACGACGGTTGTGGATCATACTTTGAATCTACTGAGCAAAAAGAGCTTCACATACTCTTCGCCAATAACTCTACTGAAATTAACCCGGTTTTTCTTGGGCAAATACGCCAGATGGCTGCATTTTTGAAGCGTTATGAAAGCACGAGTATTGAATTACAAGGTTATGCCAGTAAAGTGGGCAATGCCGCACACAACTTGAAGCTGTCAAAAGAGCGCGCTGCTCATGTAAAACGAGCTCTGAACAGCAATGGTATACAACCGTCTAGAGTCAATATCGTCGGTCATGGTGATTCAGACTTCAGCAGTGATGACACCCAAATTAACCATGCACTTCACCGCAAAGTTGTCGCTTCTGTTGTTGGATTCAAAGGAAACATTAAAGAAGAGTGGCACATCTTCACCAAAATTAAAAAGTAG
- the queC gene encoding 7-cyano-7-deazaguanine synthase QueC: MKKAVVVFSGGQDSTTCLVQALKEYDEVHAITFDYGQRHKLEIEVAESLAKELGVKAHKVMDVTLLNELAISSLTRDDIPVSHELQENGLPNSFVPGRNILFLTLSGIYAYQIGAETVITGVCETDFSGYPDCRNDFVKAMNSALVQGMDKTLDIKTPLMWLNKAETWALADQYSALELVRNKTLTCYNGIIGDGCGDCPACELRKVGLNDYLGDRESIMAELVRKQAENK; the protein is encoded by the coding sequence ATGAAAAAAGCAGTTGTAGTATTTAGTGGTGGTCAAGACTCAACCACGTGTCTAGTTCAAGCATTGAAAGAGTATGATGAAGTTCACGCGATTACGTTTGACTATGGTCAGCGTCATAAGCTAGAGATCGAAGTCGCTGAATCATTAGCTAAAGAGTTAGGCGTGAAAGCGCACAAAGTGATGGATGTGACTCTATTAAATGAGCTAGCTATCAGCTCTTTAACTCGTGACGATATTCCTGTTTCTCATGAACTGCAAGAGAACGGTTTACCGAACTCGTTTGTTCCTGGTCGTAACATTCTGTTCTTAACGCTTTCTGGTATTTACGCATATCAAATTGGCGCAGAAACGGTGATTACTGGTGTATGCGAGACGGATTTCTCTGGCTACCCTGATTGTCGCAATGACTTTGTAAAAGCGATGAACTCTGCGCTAGTACAAGGTATGGACAAGACGCTGGATATTAAAACGCCACTAATGTGGCTAAACAAGGCTGAAACTTGGGCCTTAGCCGATCAATACTCAGCACTTGAGCTTGTGCGCAATAAAACCCTGACTTGTTACAACGGCATCATCGGCGATGGCTGTGGCGATTGTCCGGCATGTGAGCTGAGAAAAGTTGGTCTTAACGACTACCTAGGTGATCGCGAATCTATTATGGCTGAACTGGTTCGTAAGCAGGCTGAGAATAAATAA
- a CDS encoding Cof-type HAD-IIB family hydrolase gives MYKLIALDMDGTLLNSDKVISQENKDAIAKARTAGVKVVLASGRPLEGMQSKLDELSINGEDDFVLFYNGSMVQNVSTKESIHSEISNGKAAKEIAALAEQLGGYVHAFSKVHGLITPENNEYTGIEASINGLEITEFDFSQLEDDHEIIKTMIVAEPTKLTDIISKLPQELKNQFTIVQSAPFFLEFLNPNSNKGVGIEAIAKHLGITAEEVICMGDAENDHHMLEYAGLGIAMDNAMEETKKIADHITASNDDHGVAVAIEKFIFNS, from the coding sequence ATGTACAAACTGATCGCTCTTGATATGGACGGTACGCTGCTCAACAGTGACAAAGTAATTTCTCAAGAGAACAAAGACGCTATTGCCAAGGCTCGTACTGCGGGTGTGAAGGTCGTTCTGGCTTCTGGCCGCCCTTTAGAAGGCATGCAAAGCAAACTCGATGAGCTTTCAATTAATGGCGAGGATGACTTTGTACTCTTCTACAATGGCTCTATGGTTCAGAATGTATCAACAAAAGAGAGCATTCATAGCGAGATCAGTAATGGTAAAGCCGCAAAAGAAATCGCAGCACTTGCCGAGCAGCTTGGGGGCTATGTCCATGCATTCAGCAAAGTTCATGGTTTAATTACACCTGAGAACAACGAATACACCGGCATTGAGGCAAGCATTAACGGCTTAGAGATTACCGAGTTCGATTTTTCTCAGTTGGAAGACGACCATGAAATCATTAAAACCATGATTGTTGCTGAGCCAACGAAACTGACAGACATCATCAGTAAATTGCCACAAGAGCTCAAGAATCAGTTTACTATTGTTCAGAGCGCACCTTTCTTCTTAGAGTTCCTAAATCCTAACTCAAACAAAGGTGTCGGTATTGAAGCTATTGCCAAACACTTAGGCATTACAGCCGAAGAAGTGATCTGTATGGGCGATGCTGAAAATGACCACCATATGCTGGAATACGCGGGCCTTGGCATTGCAATGGACAACGCGATGGAAGAAACCAAGAAAATCGCTGATCATATCACCGCAAGCAACGACGACCATGGTGTAGCGGTCGCGATCGAAAAGTTCATCTTCAACTCTTAA
- a CDS encoding TolC family outer membrane protein has protein sequence MNRLQKTTLGLAISLSLPTTAQTLEQAVAFTLESNPEIKSAYNEYVSKRYLNDASGGAYRPSIDLDGGIGYEHTDLATNQNTTDLTRKEATITLTQLIWDGANTSNDIDRTAADAESVRYQLLSNAQDIALEVTKVYLDAVKAYEVLSLSENNLSTHKEIYSDIRKRVESGIGSTADMSQVEARIAKAHGNLLAAQNNLFDTHTQFKRLVGQSPLGLTFPRADAGAIPYTVDGALAKAFNQHPVIKIAQADVDSAKFQYKQSKSTNYPTVSFEAAQTWRDDAGGTKGSSDEFSAMVRLRYNLYNGGSDQDRAESAAYQLNKAKDLRESTYRNVEESLRLSWSALDLTVQQKEFLSDHVDSASDTVISYEKQYRIGKRTLLDLLNTENELFEARKGYLDAKYDEQYAKYRVMNATGNLLTGLRVETPQEWNEKVEY, from the coding sequence TTGAATAGGCTTCAAAAGACAACATTGGGGTTAGCTATAAGTTTGAGCTTACCGACGACAGCACAAACCCTGGAGCAAGCCGTTGCGTTCACTTTAGAAAGTAATCCTGAAATCAAAAGTGCTTATAATGAATATGTCAGTAAGCGATATCTTAATGATGCTTCTGGTGGCGCTTATCGTCCAAGTATAGACTTGGATGGAGGAATCGGATACGAACATACCGACCTTGCAACCAATCAAAACACGACCGATCTGACACGAAAAGAAGCGACCATTACGTTAACCCAACTAATATGGGATGGCGCGAATACATCAAATGATATCGATCGTACCGCGGCTGATGCAGAATCTGTGCGCTATCAATTGCTATCTAACGCGCAAGATATCGCTTTAGAAGTCACTAAGGTTTATCTTGATGCAGTTAAAGCCTATGAAGTGCTGTCACTGTCAGAAAACAACCTATCGACACACAAAGAGATTTATAGTGACATTCGTAAGCGTGTTGAGTCTGGTATTGGCTCAACGGCAGATATGTCACAAGTAGAGGCTCGTATTGCGAAGGCACACGGGAACTTACTTGCTGCGCAAAATAACCTTTTTGATACCCATACTCAATTTAAAAGGCTTGTAGGCCAATCTCCGTTAGGATTAACCTTCCCTCGTGCAGATGCTGGCGCAATTCCTTACACCGTCGATGGCGCACTAGCGAAAGCGTTTAATCAACACCCAGTAATTAAGATTGCACAAGCGGATGTGGATTCAGCGAAATTTCAGTACAAACAATCTAAAAGCACCAACTACCCGACCGTCTCTTTTGAAGCGGCTCAAACCTGGCGTGATGATGCCGGTGGTACTAAAGGTAGTAGCGATGAGTTCTCAGCAATGGTTCGTTTGAGATATAACCTCTATAACGGAGGCTCAGATCAAGACCGCGCAGAAAGTGCAGCCTACCAATTGAATAAAGCCAAGGATCTTCGCGAGAGTACTTATCGAAACGTCGAAGAGAGTTTACGCCTTTCATGGAGCGCACTTGATTTAACCGTTCAACAAAAAGAATTTCTATCTGACCACGTAGACTCAGCATCAGACACCGTTATTTCGTATGAGAAGCAGTACCGTATTGGCAAACGTACCCTTCTCGACTTACTTAATACCGAGAATGAACTGTTCGAGGCCCGTAAAGGATATTTGGATGCCAAGTATGATGAACAATACGCTAAGTACCGAGTGATGAACGCAACAGGAAACCTGTTAACCGGACTACGCGTCGAAACCCCTCAAGAATGGAATGAAAAGGTAGAATACTAA